From one Plantibacter flavus genomic stretch:
- a CDS encoding YebC/PmpR family DNA-binding transcriptional regulator, which yields MSGHSKWATTKHKKAVIDGRRAKSFAKLIKNIEVAAKMGGADLAGNPTLQDAIQKAKKTSVPNDNIDRAVKRGAGLTGEVVDYTTIMYEGYGPNGVALLVECLTDNKNRAAADVRTLMSRNGGTMADPGSVAYNFQRKGLIVVQAEGTTEDDVLGAVLDAGAEEVNTEGETFEVVTEPSDMVATRTALQEAGIDYDSADVAFVPNLKVEIDADTARKIFKLIDALEDNDDVQNIYSNFDLTPEVQAELEADDE from the coding sequence AAGTGGGCGACGACCAAGCACAAGAAGGCGGTCATCGACGGCCGTCGCGCGAAGTCGTTCGCCAAGCTCATCAAGAACATCGAGGTCGCGGCCAAGATGGGCGGCGCAGACCTCGCGGGCAACCCGACGCTGCAGGACGCCATCCAGAAGGCGAAGAAGACCTCGGTCCCGAACGACAACATCGACCGCGCCGTCAAGCGCGGTGCCGGCCTCACCGGTGAGGTCGTCGACTACACCACGATCATGTACGAGGGCTACGGTCCGAACGGCGTCGCCCTGCTCGTCGAGTGCCTCACCGACAACAAGAACCGTGCAGCAGCCGATGTCCGGACGCTGATGTCCCGCAACGGCGGCACCATGGCCGATCCGGGCTCCGTCGCCTACAACTTCCAGCGCAAGGGCCTCATCGTCGTCCAGGCCGAGGGGACCACGGAGGACGACGTCCTCGGCGCCGTCCTCGATGCGGGCGCAGAAGAGGTGAACACCGAGGGCGAGACCTTCGAGGTCGTCACCGAGCCGAGCGACATGGTCGCGACCCGGACCGCCCTGCAAGAGGCCGGTATCGATTACGACTCCGCCGATGTCGCCTTCGTCCCGAACCTCAAGGTCGAGATCGACGCCGACACGGCGCGCAAGATCTTCAAGCTGATCGACGCTCTCGAGGACAACGACGACGTCCAGAACATCTACAGCAACTTCGACCTCACCCCCGAGGTGCAGGCCGAGCTGGAGGCCGACGACGAGTAG
- the ruvC gene encoding crossover junction endodeoxyribonuclease RuvC yields MTLRVLGIDPGLTRCGVGVVDVLPGRQATMVEYGVIRTDAHAPLEQRLLMIAQGIAAAIERTSPTAMAVERVFAQHNVRTVMGTAQASGLALHAAAANGIPVGLHTPSEVKAAVTGYGRADKLQVQTMVARILGLDELPKPADAADALALAICHAWRPVVSTAATTVGAPPQGNGALTPAQRAWAAAERGGAPREAAGRARAARSPRLEA; encoded by the coding sequence ATGACTCTGCGTGTCCTCGGCATCGACCCCGGCCTGACCCGATGCGGGGTGGGGGTCGTCGACGTCCTGCCGGGACGGCAGGCCACGATGGTCGAGTACGGCGTCATCCGGACGGACGCGCACGCCCCACTCGAGCAGCGACTCCTCATGATCGCGCAGGGTATCGCCGCGGCGATCGAGCGCACTTCGCCGACCGCGATGGCCGTCGAGCGGGTGTTCGCGCAACACAACGTCCGGACGGTCATGGGCACCGCCCAGGCGAGTGGGCTCGCACTGCACGCTGCGGCCGCGAACGGGATCCCCGTCGGCCTGCACACCCCGAGTGAGGTCAAGGCCGCGGTGACCGGATACGGCCGGGCGGACAAGCTCCAGGTGCAGACCATGGTCGCCCGGATCCTCGGTCTCGACGAACTCCCGAAGCCGGCTGACGCCGCCGATGCGCTCGCACTCGCGATCTGCCACGCCTGGCGACCCGTCGTGTCGACGGCAGCGACAACCGTCGGCGCTCCGCCGCAGGGGAATGGAGCACTCACTCCGGCCCAGCGTGCGTGGGCGGCGGCGGAACGCGGCGGCGCTCCGCGCGAGGCGGCCGGCCGGGCCCGGGCAGCGCGGAGCCCTAGGCTGGAAGCATGA
- the ruvA gene encoding Holliday junction branch migration protein RuvA, translated as MISSLRGTVLSAVGNLVVIEVGGVGFAVQVTPAHALSLRVGTEALLSTTLIVREDSLSLFGFRSAEELSVFELLVSVTGVGPKSALGVLEALTPEQIAAAISADDDAPFRKVSGIGPKTAKLITVSLAGKLRVTRTTPEAPATTVNAAAIADQVVTALIGLGWPEKTATQAVVEASASASAADLSTVPSLIRLALGRLGPAHAGGRTS; from the coding sequence ATGATCTCCTCCCTCCGCGGCACCGTCCTGAGCGCGGTCGGCAACCTCGTCGTGATCGAGGTGGGCGGCGTCGGATTCGCCGTCCAGGTCACGCCGGCCCATGCCCTCTCCCTCCGGGTCGGCACGGAAGCGCTCCTCTCGACGACACTGATCGTGCGGGAGGACTCGCTCTCCCTGTTCGGGTTCCGATCCGCCGAGGAGCTGTCCGTGTTCGAGCTCCTGGTGAGCGTCACCGGGGTCGGCCCGAAATCGGCACTCGGCGTCCTGGAGGCGCTGACGCCGGAGCAGATCGCCGCCGCCATCTCCGCTGACGACGACGCCCCGTTCCGCAAGGTCTCCGGGATCGGGCCGAAGACGGCGAAGCTCATCACCGTCTCGCTCGCCGGCAAGCTCCGCGTCACCAGGACGACGCCTGAAGCTCCGGCGACCACCGTGAACGCCGCCGCGATCGCCGACCAGGTCGTCACGGCGCTCATCGGGCTCGGTTGGCCGGAGAAGACGGCGACGCAGGCGGTCGTCGAGGCCTCCGCCTCCGCGAGTGCGGCCGACCTCTCGACCGTGCCGTCGCTCATCCGCCTGGCCCTCGGCAGACTCGGCCCGGCGCACGCCGGAGGCCGTACCTCGTGA
- the ruvB gene encoding Holliday junction branch migration DNA helicase RuvB: MTDAPEDLTNPAAESDAELAFEGALRPRSLSEFVGQSKARGQLQLLITAAGMQNRTPDHILLAGPPGLGKTTLAMIVAHETGKPLRLTSGPAIQHAGDLAAVLSSLTPGEVLFIDEIHRMARPAEEMLYLAMEDFRIDIMVGKGAGATSIPLELAPFTLVGATTRSGLLPNPLRDRFGFTAHLEFYDEPELQQVLHRTADMLGLDIDARAVAEIAGRCRGTPRIANRLLRRVRDYALVHGGRADLETVQAALELYDVDALGLDRLDRSVMEGMLDRFAGGPVGLSTLAVSVGEEAETIESVVEPFLVRIGLITRTPRGRVATPAAWRHFGRTPSQHGSTLDGL; this comes from the coding sequence GTGACGGACGCTCCAGAAGACCTCACCAATCCAGCCGCCGAGTCCGACGCGGAACTGGCGTTCGAAGGGGCCCTCCGTCCGCGGTCGCTCTCCGAGTTCGTCGGTCAGTCCAAGGCACGCGGTCAGTTGCAACTCCTGATCACGGCCGCCGGGATGCAGAACCGCACCCCGGACCACATCCTGCTGGCCGGCCCTCCTGGACTCGGCAAGACGACCCTCGCGATGATCGTCGCGCACGAGACCGGGAAACCGCTCCGGCTCACGAGCGGTCCGGCCATCCAGCACGCCGGCGACCTCGCCGCGGTCCTGTCGTCGCTGACCCCGGGCGAGGTGCTCTTCATCGACGAGATCCACCGCATGGCCCGCCCTGCCGAGGAGATGTTGTACCTCGCCATGGAGGACTTCCGCATCGACATCATGGTGGGCAAGGGTGCCGGCGCGACGAGCATCCCACTCGAGCTGGCACCGTTCACCCTGGTCGGGGCGACCACCCGCTCCGGTCTGCTGCCGAACCCGCTCCGCGACCGCTTCGGGTTCACCGCGCACCTCGAGTTCTACGACGAGCCGGAACTGCAACAGGTGCTGCACCGTACCGCCGACATGCTCGGGCTCGACATCGACGCTCGGGCCGTCGCCGAGATCGCCGGGCGCTGTCGGGGTACGCCGCGCATCGCCAACCGCCTGCTCCGCCGCGTCAGGGACTACGCACTCGTGCACGGTGGCCGCGCGGACCTCGAGACCGTCCAGGCCGCGCTCGAGCTCTACGACGTCGACGCCCTCGGTCTCGACCGACTCGACCGATCGGTCATGGAAGGCATGCTCGACCGCTTCGCCGGAGGTCCGGTCGGGCTCAGCACGCTCGCGGTCTCGGTCGGCGAGGAAGCGGAGACGATCGAGTCCGTCGTCGAGCCGTTCCTCGTCCGGATCGGCCTCATCACGCGCACGCCACGAGGCCGCGTGGCGACCCCGGCCGCCTGGCGGCACTTCGGCAGAACACCTTCTCAGCATGGCTCGACCCTCGATGGCCTATAA